The Labrus mixtus chromosome 14, fLabMix1.1, whole genome shotgun sequence nucleotide sequence GATCCAATTCTGTGCTGTCCAGCCTGAAACATCAGAAGGATTAGTTGCAAATATTTGACACACAtggcaacacaaacaaatgattcTAAATAATCTCTTAGATCTTTGTAGTCTATGAGCATTTcttgatttctgttttaatcaTCAAACCCAGAATTCTTTCTTTGGGGGCCccggatagcctagtggttatgttgctcGCCGCCAAAagtcctcgtcacagcggccatgggtttgaatccgacctctgctctttgctgcatgtcatctctcACTCtatcctcccaacatttcctgtctctcttcagctgtcctatccaatgaagGCCCCCGAAATAACTTCCCTCACAGGACAACACTGCAGCTGATAAATTGTCGTCAACATCAGTTTGATGTTAGGGTTTTCTGGTCACATGTTTCTCACCTTGTCTTGCCGCGTTGTGGGGATCCCGGGTTGGATGAGGAGTCTTCGTTGCTGGCGGTCTCCATGCGAGAAGCTTTACTCGGGATCTGTTTCCCTGCTGTCGACAGCGGTTTGTTTACTGCTCCCAAAACGTTAGCCGActtgggctggaggagtgagagcAGACAAGAGTTGAATTTTGATTTGTGCTacaatcaacaaaaaacagaaagtagaaaaaacaaaagcccATATTAACATTATCAGAGGTTCGGCTACCTTTCCTGGTGTGAAGAATGACTTCATCTCTGCCGGGAGATAATTTTTTGTGTTGCTGAAATTCTGTAACAGAGACAAATGATGTGTCAGGCGTTTGCTTGTGTAGAACACACAGcaacccaaaaaacaaacaagataatGTATTTGGCTGCTGAAAAATCTCAGACTAAATTCAAGAGTGTAATGTTGATAATCCAGATACAATATATCTAATACAGTTAGTGTTGTACAAAACTTTGAGTGATGACTATTATTCTTATCCAGCAGAGGCCTGGATTCAGAAGGATCACAgagaaaacatgacagaaaactAATAAATTgttcaaacacaacattttacaaGGTAGttgatcttttaaaaatatattttacacttGAATGCAGTTTTGCCACAGTGACAGAGTAGTTGAAGTACACATTAGGTTTGTAAAAAATGAAGGATTATGTCCTCAAAATATTTACCCAAATAGCATAAATATCTAACATTTAATACACGTATCTGTGAGGATCTCTCAGTTTGTGTGGGTCTTGTTGCCCCCGATGGCAAGATTATGTAATGGGTTGGTTTTATGTTGTTGTAAggtttatgcttttatttagagatgggtcagtggatagagtcataaatcgaaagagagcaagagagagagggggggggggggcaggattGACAGATAGATTTTTTTCATCCCTCATTAGCAGCTCTTCTCTTgcagtttacacacacaaaaacaagaacataagATGTCTAATCGATGTTAGATATTTAGAATATTAGGGCAAAAGCACAAACCTTGTCAGGTTTGGTGAAGTAGCTCGAGGGCAGCGTGGGGTCTTTTGGCGACTCCAGGCTGTAGGTGGTGCTCTTTGACATGATAATGTTCATGGCCACGTCACACACTGTGTAGAGTTTCTGTAGAGGAAAGACACAGACGTCTGTTACTCTGGATAGCAGAGAGAATTATATAGTCAGTGCTGATAAACCTTCAGACGTAATACACACCTCGTTGGTTTTTGAATCGGTGGGGGACTGCgcgtcttttgtttgtttgatgttttccacCATTTTCCTGATGAAGGCGTGGCTGTTGTTCTCGTTCTTGGCCATAATGATCTCGAGCACAAACCACAGAGCCCTACAGAGGAGGATTATTTTAATGCCACCACACATGAGTTTCaatgaatataatttttctTTTGAGGAAGTAGAAAATGCATCAGAACTTAAAGAGTGATGACAACCAGGGACCGAAATGAACACCTGCCAAGCTCCACATATGTGCAGACTTTCTGTTTTGGGAGGAAATGGGCTGCACTCATGTAAGAGTTGGCATCTACCTACAAAGTGTTTCtcatgtttcaaagtgtttctttCATCAGTAGTGTTATCACATACTAACAGCTTTTCCGTTCCATACTTACTCTTTGATTTCTTTGAGCTGCTCGATGTCCTGAACTTTGACGTAGTCCGGGTCGTGGGCCAGCAGGTGGATGGTGTAGGGCACCACGTACTCCGGCAGCAGAGAGAACAGCTTGTCTGGTGGAACACAAAAAGGTCGATATTCAATCATTACTAACTTATACGAACAGAGCTAATGAATACCATATTGTGCACTGAGATGCACTATTTGGACAGCAAAATATTTGATTACATCCCTTTTCCCTGGACcactttcattttccttttacaGTCATATCAATTATATTGATCAATTATTCATATCTCTGCTCAAATATTCTGCTGTGAATTATTTATGCAATACAgtttgagaaaaataaacagtttgtttAGACCTACAGACTTTTTGTCATCACTTTGTGAAACTAAAAATCTCAGATTTCTGTTTATATTTGGTTTTCTTTACCGCTGATGGCAGCGTGCTGTTTGAGGTACTCTCGGCgtatgttgacatttttcaccAGGCACTGACGAGCGTGAGCCCTCCTCTCTTTGACGGGGTCCTTGGCACACAAAGCAAACACCGCCATGTATTCCAGAGGCAGGCGGAGGCGGCACAGGCCTCGGTGGAGCTTCTGGGAAAAACACTGTCGCACCTGGTAGCACTCATcctggagagcagagagggagataaaaagagaggcagtgatgaggaggaggaggaggaggaggaggaggaggagggtgcagATGATGAAAccagagaaaacacaggaagGGATGACTGAGGTGGAGATGTGACTAAATGTATCCTCAATCCCTACATCCTTCTGGTGGTGCTGCTCTGCTGGCAACCTGAGCTCTATTGCACAAAGTTGAACTGGTTTTCTTTAATAGTTATTTCAGCCTTTACtctatttatttgtcattatttagtttttttacaaTGGCATATGGGAATCCAtctattttattgcattttatgctttattttatgtgtttttcccGTTTAATAAGTCGCCCATagctgtgtgttttctctgcactttTCTCCCCCAAGGTAAATCCCGTCCCATGGAATAATAAAGTCGATCTAATCTAATCAAATCAATGGGAGACCATCATTTCAAAACAGTTCAAAATCCAAACCATGACAATCTAAGATATGTTGCAGAGGCCCGAAACGAGCGGGCGGTTTGCTAAATAGAGGAGCCGATTCTTCTTACGTTGATGACGAGAGCGCACAGCTGGTACTGCTCCAGGGTGATGATTTCATGATAGCAGGGTTCCTGTGCCAGCTTCAGCAGGGCGCACGCAGCTGCCAGCCGCAGCCTTGACATGTCAGGTTTACTGGGGAAAGAGAAATTAAGAATGTCTTTACACGTTGTGATGTAAGGGCAATAGTAAAAATCCAGCATCTCACTGAAAATGTCATAACAATAATAACCTAAAAACAAGCTGCAGATTCAAACATATACAGGTCCTTATGTTTGTGTGATTAGAATGTGTAAGCTTTGTTATTCACCCCATCCTGCCCTGCTCCGTCAGGTCTCCGTCACTGTGTAGAATTGCAGTAAGCATCCTCAGGGTTGAGTTGCCTGATTTGCTCTGGTTGTTCTTCACTCCCAGTAACCACCTCACCATCAGCTTGATGCCCTGgatctgaacaaaaaaaaaacattttggggcAATCATTTTTTGGGCGACAACTGTTTTGTCGTCACTGATGAAACAGTATTAAGAATCAGAGATGTgtcagataaacacataaagcaTCACAGCATGTGGTGATAGAACATTCAAATTCATGGACGGTGTTTTGAAAGAAGCACAATGGTGTTTCACCGACCTTGGCCATAGTCTCTGGGGACACTTCATCATCAGACACCCAAAGTTTGGTCGTCTTTTTTCCTGGAGTCTGTACAGAACAGTAAGGTATACTTCATATACGAgtagacaacaaaaacaaggatgctaaagttttttggggggggcgtCTGAGTGACATCTTTTTTAGGATTTCCATCAATGTCCTTAGAAgtgaaaatgacaaagaaatacCTGGCTAGTATTTTGTATAGATGTATTAAATATTGCAGAACAATAATAGCAGCCCTGCCTCTCAACATGAGCCTTGTATATTTGACATGTATATAgatttttggtgtgtgtttgtgtacccGGTCATTCATGAGCAGGTCCTTCACGATGAAGTTGGCGACTAAAGATTTGAGCGGCGCAGCGAACTGTTCTGGAGCCAGCTGAGCCAGGTGACCCAGGGTGGTCAAAGGAGTGATGAGCTGCTCCAGGTTAGCTGGGTCCAGACCTTTGTGCAGAGGCtggaggaacacaaacacacttttttatttacccTTGTATTTAAAAGGTAAACATTCACACCTATGTTGGACAAATAGAAAGTTGTATCATGTCTGCAGTAAATATAGAGGCATGGAAAAgttattcaaacattaaaaaacatgacatgtaTATCAATTTTACACCTTTTTATTAAGTGTGTTGAAAAAGTTAAGAATCAGAAAAGTGGGACTGACTGACCTCAAAGATTTGGGcaaagtgtgtgtctctgttggtGAACATGGCGTTGATGCAGTGGATGGCATACTTGGCTTGGCGAGGGGGCCCTCGCTTTGCTTTGGCCTGCAGTACTGGCAGCAAAACACTAGGGGGAGCAAACATGACATCACCATTACAAACGATAGCAAGTATGTTTGTCCATAGTCATAAAGAACATGTTTAAAGCAGGTACTTCCGTCCAGAATATAGATACCCACATTGTTTCTGTGCACGATTAGATGCATACATTTAGCTTAAGCTGGAGAACAAGAGAAAACGGCAATCGGGCAATGTGACGTACGATTTGATGTGAGGAAAACTCTCTTCCATCTTGCTGCCTGTGTTCTTGAAGATCTGCAGTGCAGCCTCTGCAACCTTCTCGTCATCCATCTTCAGACAACCCAACAGTGACTCAAATGTCTCTGCAGAGTGGAACGACACTGGGTGTGTGAAAGAAAGGACCTgtgagggacaaaaacaaaagagggtGAAGCAGCTGGCCATTCTGCAacatattcattaaaaaaacaaatctacatATACATAATTAATCCCCATCTGGTTAAACACAGATTCATTGGAAAGATGTGAGGTCTGTATGTCATCCTTATttaacatgttgtgtttgtgtctctgtaatgAATGCTGCCATCAGCCACACCTCCAGGGAAAACTGCATGAGTGCTATTATCAATCACTGCCTGCTCATTTTTCCCTCCCTTTCTTTTATCCTGTCATCAATTAACTAAATCAACAAGACAAGAGACATAAGAGGTTTTCTTTCAATCACTGATTACTTGAGTTGCAGGCAGCACTTCATACTGACACTCCAGCAGCAGAACTGATGAGGACATAAAGCCAGTCAGTTTGATTGATTTTCCCtacacgtcttttttttttttgttagatggAGCAACAAAATAAGATGATAAAATGACAACTTGGAATTTATGATCACATTCTGCAGACCCATGCAGTTTGttggcttgtttttgttttttaccttgAGTAGTTCCAGCCCAGCTCTAATGGCCTCTTCAGTGGGTACgccttcctcctcatcatcagcTGTTCCGTCTATAGATTTATTCACCTGTTTTATCAAAGCACTGAgacacagaagagagagagacaaaataaGTTAAACTTCTAAACATTTTTCGGGCCGTTGTattttaatgatgatggtgatgtcaCTGCGGTAAATGTTACTGTACCTGATGGACTCTGTGTCAATGTGTACCGGAGCAATTCTCTCCAGCAGGAACTTCACCATCTCCAAGAAAGGATTGCTGGGCTGTTTGGGGCTGCCGAGCTTCTTAGTGATGTCTCGCTGAAAAATTGACACAcaaattatgattattattatattcagctaaaaaaaaaaagaagaagaagcaaattCTTGGACTTTTCTGTAGGTGGACTTTTACACCATacaattgatttgtttttcacatgttggcttaaaatgctttttattgCAAAATTGTCACTGACATGTACCCCTCTGAGTTGGATAAGATTTGAACATGTAAGGCCTGTGTCAATAACCTTTAATTTAGTTTAGAGTGACGATAGAAATATCAGGGGGGTcagagctgtttttatttctgtttcacttTCAACTGCCACAGtaaaagatgacattttaaaagcttatgctgcagcagcacaacatgaaACACAGCCGATACAGAGAGAGGACCTTCATTGTTTTGCAGTCTGatatggagaaaaaagaaaaagaaaaaaaagggacaataaCAAATCATTTTTCCGGCGCAAAAACGATTGGATGTGACTGGCAGATAAAGCTTCATAGGAAAAGTAACAAAGCCCTTGGGAAGCGACTGGGTCAAATGAGGTTTAAAATCTGAATACAATAATAATCTGACATGTGGTGTATCGccctgtatgtatgtatgtatgtatgtatgtatgtatgtgtgttttcattaagaCCAGCTGTGTGGATGAATAAATGATAACTATGGTCTTTAAATGCTGCATATAAACAGAAAGGAATGTGACAGGAACTATTTTAAAGTCTTGTTATCCAGTTTGTATGCTCTTTTGgatattgtaaaaaaacaacaacacaaaggcaAGTGCTATAAAATAGCACTTGACGGGGAAACTACTGAAAAATGGTTCAGCTGATTCAGTGTTTGAAGACAGGAATAGCATTCCTCAATGGTCCTCAAGATTCAACAGCACAGTAGGGTTTTAACAATCCATTATTGATGCTTCCTGGGAAAGGGCTGTCAACATTCTTCCTCACTATCTCTCTTGGCTTTGCAACTCAAAATACAGCCTGAAGGCTTAAGTGGACGAGTTAAAAcccttcaaaaaggttgcaaaaaGTGCTTTAAGCCAACGATCAGTCAAATACATTTAAGGTAACTGTAGTTTTAAGGTGATTTATCATAGTCAAACAAAGCCAGAGGAGGGATGTCAGAATTTCAATGAGAGGCCACAAACACTGTGATCTGATCTGTGAAAACATCAATACTCACCACACACACTTCAGCCTGCTTGCAGGAGCAGGAGGGGCTGACCAAAGTTTCTAACTGATCTCTGATCCGCTCGTCATCCTCCAGGACCTGAGCCAGCTTCTTCACAAAGTCCTGAGCTTTGCCCGGGTCTGGTAGGTTCCCTGtagagacacaaaatgaaaagctgATGTCTACAAAGACTagattttagaaaaacaaacaggttggTTGGAGCAACTTGTGTCAGCAGTTTTTCTTCTACTAAGGCTATGCAAAGTTGAAATAGCAGTGTGGGAGGTAGAATCACAAACTTGAAGAGTGGGATGAaataaggctttaaaaaaaaaaaggaagatccCTTACTTGTGATCACCATGACTTTGGCAAATACGGCCTTGCTTGATGCTTCAGACTGCAAATcagcaacagagaaaaaaagcttaGAAACAAACCACAAGGGTATATAACCCATCAGCTTCACTGTGCTGTGCTTCAGTTAAGAGTTACCTTCGGTTTTTTGACCAAGTCCAGCAGGTCTTTGACGTTGTGTCTCAGCAGATTCTGACACTTCCACATCTCATTCAAAGCTCTGAGAGGCACAGGGGAGCAGTAAGGTTATggtgaggaaaataaaaaaaaactttctttcaaacattttatatttttagaaagTTCAAAAAGTTGCTGAACAACAGAACTGAAAAGACATCAAGTCATGTTTGCACACGGGTCTGGATCTCATTAGAGTGAGCAAGACTCACTTGACAGCGTTCGTGTCCAGGGTGGCATAAAGGTAGTACAGACACTTCATC carries:
- the pds5b gene encoding sister chromatid cohesion protein PDS5 homolog B, with product MAHSKARVTDGKVTYPPGVKEISDKISKEEMVRRLKMVVKTFMDMDQDSEEEKELYLNLALHLASDFFLKHPDKDVRLLVACCLADIFRIYAPEAPYTSPDKLKDIFMFITRQLKGLEDTKSAQFNRYFYLLENIAWVKSYNICFELEDSNEIFTQLYRTLFQVINNGHNQKVHMHMVDLMSSIICEGDTVSQELLDTVLVNLVPAHKNLNKQAYDLAKALLKRTAQAIEPYITNFFNQVLMLGKTSVSDLSEHVFDLILELYNIDSHLLLSVLPQLEFKLKSNDNDERLQVVKLLAKMFGAKDSELAAQNKPLWQCYLGRFNDIHVPIRLECVKFASHCLMNHPDLAKDLTEFLRVRSHDPEEAIRHDVIVSIVTAAKKDLSLVNDALLNFVKERTLDKRWRVRKEAMMGLASIYRKYSLQGEGGREASKQISWIKDKLLHIYYQNSIDDRLLVERVFAQYMVPHNLETSERMKCLYYLYATLDTNAVKALNEMWKCQNLLRHNVKDLLDLVKKPKSEASSKAVFAKVMVITRNLPDPGKAQDFVKKLAQVLEDDERIRDQLETLVSPSCSCKQAEVCVRDITKKLGSPKQPSNPFLEMVKFLLERIAPVHIDTESISALIKQVNKSIDGTADDEEEGVPTEEAIRAGLELLKVLSFTHPVSFHSAETFESLLGCLKMDDEKVAEAALQIFKNTGSKMEESFPHIKSVLLPVLQAKAKRGPPRQAKYAIHCINAMFTNRDTHFAQIFEPLHKGLDPANLEQLITPLTTLGHLAQLAPEQFAAPLKSLVANFIVKDLLMNDRTPGKKTTKLWVSDDEVSPETMAKIQGIKLMVRWLLGVKNNQSKSGNSTLRMLTAILHSDGDLTEQGRMGKPDMSRLRLAAACALLKLAQEPCYHEIITLEQYQLCALVINDECYQVRQCFSQKLHRGLCRLRLPLEYMAVFALCAKDPVKERRAHARQCLVKNVNIRREYLKQHAAISDKLFSLLPEYVVPYTIHLLAHDPDYVKVQDIEQLKEIKEALWFVLEIIMAKNENNSHAFIRKMVENIKQTKDAQSPTDSKTNEKLYTVCDVAMNIIMSKSTTYSLESPKDPTLPSSYFTKPDKNFSNTKNYLPAEMKSFFTPGKPKSANVLGAVNKPLSTAGKQIPSKASRMETASNEDSSSNPGSPQRGKTRLDSTELDHSENEDFTLRADSTDKDIEKPRGRKRGVTTSDDQDSKPKRGRKKASANTTAAVEPEDQWDEDNRPEDEQNSPPKKGRRGRPPKSATPSQDTPAKGKRGRKKAAPPPEDDDEEEEEEKVEEEAAAEEEEEEDDRSSENMELKPKVGRPARTPRRSQGLDSAESTPQKRRGRPPKSAQPPAKKPARGGRSKAAAAKDDSEEEDEEEEEEQQEDEPTPKGRKKAAGRRR